AGCCGTTTTTCAACGGTCACTTTCCTCACCATCCGGTGATGCCGGGCGTGCTCATCGTTGAAGCCATGGCCCAGGCCTCGGCGTTGTTCTCCTTTACGGACGAGAACGGCGGCCTCAAGTGCGAAGGCGCCAAGACCGCCTATTACCTGGTCGGTATCGACGGCGCGCGCTTTCGCCGCCCCGTCGTCCCGGGTGACCAACTGCGCATCGAGGTCGAAGCTGAACGCCTGAGCCGCAGCATCTGTAAGTATCAAGCTCGCGCGACGGTCGATGGCCAGGAAGTGGCGTCGGCCAAGTTGATGTGCGCGATTCGCAGCCTGGAAGAGTAAATGGCAGGAAACATCCATCCCACCGCTGTTGTCGATCCGGCGGCAAAAATCGACCCGACCGCGGTCATCGGCCCGTTCGC
The DNA window shown above is from Achromobacter spanius and carries:
- the fabZ gene encoding 3-hydroxyacyl-ACP dehydratase FabZ — translated: MELDIKGIMERLPHRYPMLLIDRVVEMVPGKSIVAIKNVSINEPFFNGHFPHHPVMPGVLIVEAMAQASALFSFTDENGGLKCEGAKTAYYLVGIDGARFRRPVVPGDQLRIEVEAERLSRSICKYQARATVDGQEVASAKLMCAIRSLEE